Proteins encoded within one genomic window of Amycolatopsis nigrescens CSC17Ta-90:
- a CDS encoding protein meaA, whose translation MPYPTDRERDRPWVMRTYAGHSSAAASNELYRRNLAKGQTGLSVAFDLPTQTGYDADHKLSKGEVGKVGVPIAHIGDMRRLFEGIPLAEANTSMTINAPAMWLLALYVTVAEEQAKAENRDVDEVLAKLTGTTQNDIIKEYLSRGTYIFPPGPSLRLITDMIAWTVHHVPKWNPINICSYHLQEAGATPTQEVAYALCTAIAVLDAVRDSGQVAEADMARVVARISFFVNAGVRFVEEMSKMRAFTALWDELTRDRYGVTDAKARRLRYGVQVNSLGLTEAQPENNVQRIVLEMLAVSLSRGARARAIQLPAWNEALGLPRPWDQQWALRMQQVLAYETDLLEYEDIFDGSRVIESKVDEIITGAREEISRVQEMGGAVVAVENGYMKSQLVSSLVEYRRGMEDGDRILVGVNKFDTTEPSPLQAEGAKAIETVDPAVEKEAVAAVEQWRESRDNAAVEKSLTNLRAVAKTTDNLFEATLSCARAGVTTGEWAGALREEFGEYRAPTGVSAGANSGDVGVELTRVRERVKATNDELGERLRILVGKPGLDGHSNGAEQVAVRARDAGFEVIYQGIRLTPEQIVAAAVQEGVHVVGLSVLSGSHLEVVPEVVDGLRAAGAGDIPVIVGGIVPPDDEKLLLERGIARVFTPKDYELTEIMDEIVTVIRETHGLMS comes from the coding sequence GTGCCCTATCCAACGGACCGAGAGCGCGATCGCCCGTGGGTGATGCGCACCTACGCGGGGCACTCCTCGGCCGCTGCTTCGAACGAGCTCTACCGCCGGAATCTCGCCAAGGGGCAGACCGGCCTGTCGGTCGCCTTCGACCTGCCCACGCAGACCGGTTACGACGCCGACCACAAGCTGTCCAAGGGCGAGGTCGGCAAGGTCGGCGTGCCGATCGCGCACATCGGTGACATGCGCCGGCTGTTCGAGGGCATCCCGCTGGCCGAGGCGAACACCTCGATGACCATCAACGCGCCGGCGATGTGGCTGCTGGCGCTTTACGTGACGGTCGCGGAGGAACAGGCCAAGGCTGAAAACCGGGATGTGGACGAGGTGCTGGCCAAGCTGACCGGCACCACCCAGAACGACATCATCAAGGAGTACCTGTCCCGCGGCACGTACATCTTCCCGCCGGGACCGAGCCTGCGGCTGATCACCGACATGATCGCCTGGACCGTGCACCACGTGCCGAAGTGGAACCCGATCAACATCTGCAGCTACCACCTGCAGGAGGCGGGCGCGACGCCGACGCAGGAGGTGGCCTACGCGCTGTGCACCGCGATCGCGGTACTGGACGCGGTGCGCGACTCCGGCCAGGTCGCCGAGGCCGACATGGCGCGGGTGGTCGCCAGGATCTCCTTCTTCGTCAACGCCGGCGTGCGGTTCGTCGAGGAGATGTCCAAGATGCGCGCGTTCACCGCGCTGTGGGACGAGCTCACCCGCGACCGGTACGGCGTCACCGACGCCAAGGCGCGACGGCTGCGCTACGGCGTCCAGGTGAACTCGCTCGGCCTGACCGAGGCGCAGCCGGAGAACAACGTGCAGCGCATCGTGCTGGAGATGCTCGCGGTCTCGCTGTCCAGGGGAGCCAGGGCCCGTGCGATCCAGCTGCCCGCCTGGAACGAGGCGCTCGGCCTGCCCCGGCCGTGGGACCAGCAGTGGGCGCTGCGCATGCAGCAGGTGCTCGCGTACGAGACGGATCTCCTGGAGTACGAGGATATTTTCGATGGATCCCGGGTGATCGAGTCCAAAGTGGACGAGATCATCACCGGTGCCCGCGAGGAGATCTCGCGGGTGCAGGAGATGGGCGGCGCGGTGGTCGCGGTGGAGAACGGCTACATGAAGTCGCAGCTGGTCTCCTCGCTCGTCGAATACCGGCGTGGCATGGAGGACGGCGACCGGATCCTGGTCGGGGTCAACAAGTTCGACACCACCGAGCCGAGCCCGCTGCAGGCCGAGGGCGCGAAAGCGATCGAGACGGTCGACCCGGCGGTGGAAAAGGAAGCCGTGGCGGCGGTCGAACAGTGGCGCGAGAGCCGGGACAACGCGGCGGTGGAAAAATCGCTGACGAACCTGCGTGCGGTTGCGAAAACCACTGACAACCTGTTCGAGGCCACGCTGTCCTGCGCGCGGGCCGGGGTCACCACGGGTGAGTGGGCCGGCGCGCTGCGCGAGGAGTTCGGCGAATACCGCGCGCCGACCGGGGTTTCCGCCGGGGCCAATTCCGGGGACGTCGGGGTTGAGTTGACCCGCGTCCGTGAACGAGTGAAGGCCACCAACGACGAACTCGGCGAGCGGCTGCGGATCCTGGTCGGCAAACCCGGGCTGGACGGCCATTCGAACGGTGCCGAGCAGGTTGCCGTGCGTGCCCGTGACGCCGGTTTCGAGGTGATCTACCAGGGCATCCGGCTCACTCCGGAACAGATCGTGGCGGCCGCGGTACAGGAAGGCGTGCACGTGGTCGGGCTTTCCGTGCTCTCCGGTTCGCACCTCGAAGTGGTGCCGGAAGTGGTGGACGGGCTGCGGGCGGCCGGCGCCGGGGACATCCCGGTGATCGTCGGCGGAATCGTGCCGCCGGACGACGAGAAACTGCTGCTGGAACGCGGAATCGCGCGGGTGTTCACGCCAAAGGACTACGAGCTGACCGAGATCATGGACGAGATCGTCACGGTGATCCGGGAAACGCACGGCCTCATGTCATAA
- the ehuB gene encoding ectoine/hydroxyectoine ABC transporter substrate-binding protein EhuB — protein sequence MGAVAIGGPALLSACASSDDTTTFAGAKASKKIKVGFGNEAPYGFTDASGKLTGAEPEVARVVLKAMGIDEMEAVPSDFGQLIPGLQAKKFAFVAAGMSIRPDRCETAAFSAPEFKVASSFLVPKGNPQGIRRFEDISGKDVKIAVLSGAVEKGYAEEVGVPADKIVTLDNQDNILRQVQDGRVYGAALLDITSRWLLKQNPGAPLEATESFQGSKKAPDVGAFTFRKEDTEFINAFNAELKKVKESGEWLRIVTPFGFSEANAPGPELTTEALCKG from the coding sequence ATGGGAGCGGTCGCGATCGGAGGTCCGGCCCTGCTGTCGGCATGTGCAAGCAGTGACGACACCACTACGTTCGCCGGCGCCAAAGCGTCCAAGAAGATCAAAGTCGGTTTCGGGAACGAGGCACCCTACGGGTTCACCGACGCGAGCGGAAAGCTGACCGGCGCGGAGCCCGAGGTGGCCCGCGTGGTGCTCAAGGCGATGGGCATCGACGAGATGGAGGCCGTGCCTTCGGACTTCGGCCAGCTGATTCCGGGGCTGCAGGCGAAGAAGTTCGCCTTCGTCGCGGCCGGCATGTCCATCCGGCCGGACCGCTGCGAGACCGCGGCCTTCTCCGCGCCGGAGTTCAAGGTCGCCTCCTCCTTCCTGGTGCCGAAGGGAAATCCGCAGGGCATCAGGCGGTTCGAGGACATCAGCGGCAAGGACGTCAAGATCGCGGTGCTCAGCGGGGCGGTGGAAAAGGGTTACGCCGAAGAGGTCGGGGTGCCCGCGGACAAGATCGTCACCCTGGACAACCAGGACAACATCCTGCGTCAGGTGCAGGACGGCCGCGTTTACGGCGCGGCACTGCTGGACATCACCAGCCGCTGGCTGCTCAAGCAGAACCCGGGCGCCCCGCTGGAGGCGACGGAATCCTTCCAGGGCAGCAAGAAGGCGCCGGACGTCGGTGCCTTCACCTTCCGCAAGGAGGACACCGAATTCATCAACGCGTTCAACGCGGAGCTGAAGAAGGTGAAGGAAAGCGGTGAGTGGCTGCGGATCGTCACCCCCTTCGGCTTCAGCGAGGCCAACGCACCGGGCCCCGAGCTGACCACCGAAGCGCTCTGCAAGGGCTGA
- the ehuC gene encoding ectoine/hydroxyectoine ABC transporter permease subunit EhuC, with protein sequence MFDNFPIILPRLLEGLPYTVIATAGGIALTIVMSLVAGLALLSPSRVVRGISRVYVEGFRGTSEVVQLFWIYFVLPILVGLELLPLTAGILVLGLNHGAYGAEVVRGAVQSVPRAQFEGAIALNLTPAQRMRRVILPQAVVEMLPSFNNLFIQLLKSTAILFFIEVPEIFKQGEILRPQFGDDIGLIYLIELVLYLLLAIVITVTMRWLEKLASRRVGRTAVSRTSALAKVTGGGI encoded by the coding sequence GTGTTCGACAACTTCCCGATCATCTTGCCCAGGCTGCTCGAAGGCCTGCCCTACACCGTCATCGCGACCGCCGGCGGCATCGCGCTGACCATCGTGATGTCGCTGGTCGCCGGTCTCGCGCTGCTGTCCCCGTCGCGGGTGGTGCGCGGTATCTCGCGGGTCTACGTGGAGGGCTTCCGCGGAACGTCCGAAGTGGTCCAGCTGTTCTGGATCTACTTCGTGCTGCCGATCCTGGTCGGCCTGGAGCTGCTGCCGCTGACCGCCGGGATACTGGTGCTCGGGCTCAACCACGGCGCATACGGCGCCGAGGTGGTCCGCGGCGCGGTGCAGTCCGTGCCCCGCGCGCAGTTCGAGGGCGCGATCGCGCTGAACCTGACGCCGGCGCAGCGGATGCGGCGGGTGATCCTGCCGCAGGCGGTGGTGGAGATGCTGCCGTCCTTCAACAACCTGTTCATCCAACTGCTCAAGAGCACCGCGATCCTGTTCTTCATCGAGGTGCCGGAGATCTTCAAGCAGGGTGAGATCCTGCGCCCGCAGTTCGGCGACGACATCGGCCTGATCTACCTGATCGAGCTGGTGCTCTACCTGCTGCTGGCGATCGTGATCACGGTGACCATGCGCTGGCTGGAGAAGCTGGCCAGCCGCCGGGTCGGCCGGACCGCGGTGAGCCGGACCAGCGCGCTGGCCAAGGTGACCGGAGGCGGGATCTGA
- the ehuD gene encoding ectoine/hydroxyectoine ABC transporter permease subunit EhuD produces MDVWDWGKALDSIPVILRGLVVTLQITVLGSLLAYVLGLVFAIVRRASIPVVDQLLWAFIEFVRSTPLLIQVFVLFYLLPPVTGISLSPTVTGVIALGVHYACYTSEVYRAGIDAIPAGQWEAATALSLPRTRVWTGVILPQAIPRVLPALGNYTISMFKEVPLLLAIGVLDIVNSAKELGADDYRFVEPYTMAGLAFLLLSYPAALLVRKLERRVNRV; encoded by the coding sequence ATGGACGTCTGGGACTGGGGCAAGGCGCTGGACAGCATTCCGGTGATCCTGCGCGGCCTGGTGGTCACCCTGCAGATCACCGTGCTCGGCTCGCTGCTCGCCTACGTGCTCGGGTTGGTCTTCGCGATCGTGCGGCGGGCCAGTATCCCGGTGGTGGACCAGCTGCTGTGGGCGTTCATCGAGTTCGTCCGCAGCACCCCGCTGCTGATCCAGGTGTTCGTGCTGTTCTACCTGCTGCCGCCGGTTACCGGGATCAGCCTCTCCCCGACGGTGACCGGGGTGATCGCGCTCGGCGTGCACTACGCCTGCTACACCTCCGAGGTGTACCGCGCCGGGATCGACGCCATCCCGGCCGGGCAGTGGGAGGCGGCCACCGCGCTCAGCCTGCCGAGGACCAGGGTGTGGACCGGGGTGATCCTGCCGCAGGCCATTCCCAGGGTGCTGCCGGCGCTGGGCAACTACACCATCTCGATGTTCAAGGAGGTGCCGTTGCTGCTCGCGATCGGCGTCCTGGACATCGTGAACAGCGCGAAAGAACTGGGCGCGGACGACTACCGGTTCGTCGAGCCCTACACCATGGCGGGCCTGGCATTCCTGCTGCTGAGCTACCCCGCCGCCCTGCTGGTGCGGAAATTGGAGCGTCGTGTCAACCGAGTCTGA
- the ehuA gene encoding ectoine/hydroxyectoine ABC transporter ATP-binding protein EhuA, with protein MIRFDGVVKKFGDHVVLRELDFAVRPGEFVTLIGPSGSGKTTILRLLMTLEKVDAGTIDVGGNCLSHIDRGGKKVPADEKHLREMRKRIGMVFQQFNLFPNMKVLQNITEAPIRALGMSKGEAEARAVDLLEMVGLTDKAGAHPSQLSGGQQQRVAIARALAMQPEVLLLDEVTSALDPELVAGVLALLKRIASTTDITILCVTHEMQFARDVSDRVMMFDQGQVIEDAAPAKLFTEPEHGRTKEFLRAVIDRAAD; from the coding sequence ATGATCCGTTTCGACGGGGTGGTCAAGAAGTTCGGTGACCATGTCGTGCTCCGGGAGCTGGACTTCGCGGTGCGGCCCGGTGAGTTCGTCACGCTGATCGGGCCTAGCGGCTCCGGAAAGACCACCATTCTGCGGTTGCTGATGACCCTGGAAAAGGTGGACGCCGGCACGATCGACGTCGGCGGGAACTGCCTGAGCCATATCGACCGCGGCGGGAAGAAGGTGCCCGCGGACGAAAAGCACCTGCGCGAGATGCGCAAGCGGATCGGCATGGTGTTCCAGCAGTTCAACCTCTTCCCGAACATGAAGGTGCTGCAGAACATCACCGAGGCACCGATCCGTGCGCTCGGCATGTCCAAAGGGGAGGCCGAGGCGCGGGCGGTGGACCTGCTGGAGATGGTCGGCCTCACGGACAAGGCCGGGGCGCACCCGAGCCAGCTCTCCGGCGGGCAGCAGCAGCGGGTCGCGATCGCCCGTGCGCTGGCCATGCAGCCGGAGGTGCTGCTGCTGGACGAGGTGACCTCGGCGCTGGACCCGGAGCTGGTGGCCGGGGTGCTGGCGCTGCTCAAGCGGATCGCGTCCACAACGGACATCACCATTCTCTGCGTCACGCACGAGATGCAGTTCGCGCGGGACGTCTCGGACCGGGTGATGATGTTCGACCAGGGCCAGGTGATCGAGGACGCGGCGCCGGCGAAGCTGTTCACCGAACCGGAGCACGGCAGGACGAAGGAGTTCCTGCGCGCGGTGATCGACCGCGCGGCCGACTGA
- a CDS encoding NAD(P)H-dependent flavin oxidoreductase, protein MALPRTPFCELTGISVPIVQAPVGGPSVPALAAAVSAAGGLGTLAVSWDDPGGLSAKLAETTALTDRPFGVNLILKWPQRERIAQCLRAGVRIISTFWGDPAPLTGMIHDAGALHLHSVASAAEAARAVAAGVDVIVAQGWEAGGHVWGEVATLPLVPAVVDAVAPVPVLAAGGIGDGRGLAAALALGADAAWIGTRFLLAEEAATAAEYRELIADAAETGTAHGIVFDKGWPDAPHRALRNSTVRAWEAAGRPAPGDRPGETDTIGTWTDGTEVPRYADLAPLRGVHGDVEAMALYAGQSAGVVREVAPAADIVAQLVAEATRALTRLR, encoded by the coding sequence ATGGCACTTCCCCGCACCCCGTTCTGCGAGCTCACCGGCATTTCGGTGCCGATCGTGCAAGCACCCGTCGGCGGGCCGAGCGTGCCGGCGCTGGCCGCCGCGGTCAGTGCCGCCGGTGGCCTCGGCACGCTGGCCGTGAGCTGGGACGATCCCGGCGGCCTTAGCGCGAAACTCGCGGAGACCACGGCGCTGACCGACCGCCCGTTCGGCGTGAACCTGATCCTGAAGTGGCCGCAGCGGGAGCGCATCGCGCAGTGCCTGCGCGCGGGCGTCCGGATCATCTCCACCTTCTGGGGTGATCCGGCCCCGCTCACCGGCATGATCCACGACGCCGGCGCGCTGCACCTGCACTCCGTCGCCTCGGCGGCGGAGGCCGCGCGTGCGGTGGCGGCGGGAGTGGACGTGATCGTCGCACAGGGCTGGGAGGCAGGCGGGCACGTCTGGGGCGAGGTGGCGACCCTGCCACTGGTACCGGCGGTGGTGGACGCGGTCGCGCCGGTGCCGGTGCTGGCCGCCGGCGGCATCGGCGACGGCCGCGGGCTGGCGGCGGCGCTCGCGCTCGGCGCGGACGCGGCCTGGATCGGCACCCGGTTCCTGCTCGCCGAGGAGGCGGCGACCGCCGCCGAGTACCGGGAGCTGATCGCGGACGCGGCGGAAACCGGGACCGCGCACGGGATCGTGTTCGACAAGGGCTGGCCGGACGCCCCGCACCGCGCGCTGCGCAACAGCACTGTGCGCGCCTGGGAGGCGGCGGGACGGCCCGCACCCGGCGACCGTCCCGGTGAGACGGACACCATCGGCACCTGGACCGACGGCACCGAGGTCCCCCGCTACGCGGATCTCGCGCCGCTGCGGGGAGTCCACGGCGACGTCGAGGCGATGGCCCTCTACGCCGGGCAAAGCGCTGGTGTCGTCCGCGAAGTGGCTCCCGCCGCCGACATCGTCGCCCAACTGGTCGCCGAAGCCACCCGCGCCCTCACTCGCCTCCGCTGA
- a CDS encoding enoyl-CoA hydratase-related protein: protein MGEYEHLLVKREDDTVTITMNRASRRNSLSEAHLTELLIAFRAAASSDATGIVLAAAGPVFSAGHDFGDVASRDLIGVRKLLRLCTDLMGVIQAAPQVVLARVHGLATAAGCQLVASCDLAVAAESAGFALPGGKGGWFCHTPAVPVARSVGRKRLMELALTGDPIDAATALDWGLVNRVVPDDELDTAVAELLARATRGSRASKVIGKQTLYAQLDRPEADAYAIALEVMASASQLPGAKEGMAAFLEKRHPSWPD from the coding sequence ATGGGCGAGTACGAGCACCTCCTCGTCAAACGCGAGGACGACACGGTCACCATCACGATGAACCGCGCGTCGCGGCGGAACTCGCTGTCCGAGGCGCACCTGACCGAGCTGCTGATCGCGTTCCGGGCCGCGGCGAGTTCGGACGCCACCGGCATCGTGCTGGCCGCCGCCGGGCCGGTGTTCTCCGCCGGCCACGACTTCGGCGACGTCGCGTCGCGTGACCTGATCGGCGTGCGGAAGCTGCTGCGGCTGTGCACCGACCTGATGGGCGTCATCCAGGCCGCGCCGCAGGTGGTGCTGGCGCGGGTGCACGGGCTGGCCACCGCGGCGGGCTGCCAGCTGGTGGCCTCCTGCGACCTTGCGGTGGCCGCCGAGTCGGCCGGTTTCGCGTTGCCCGGCGGCAAGGGCGGCTGGTTCTGCCACACGCCCGCGGTGCCGGTGGCGCGCTCGGTCGGGCGCAAGCGGCTGATGGAGCTGGCGCTGACCGGTGACCCCATCGACGCGGCCACCGCGCTGGACTGGGGCCTGGTCAACCGGGTGGTGCCGGACGACGAGCTGGACACCGCGGTGGCCGAGCTGCTGGCCAGGGCGACCAGGGGCAGCAGGGCGAGCAAGGTGATCGGCAAGCAGACCCTCTACGCCCAGCTGGACCGGCCGGAGGCGGATGCCTACGCGATCGCGCTGGAGGTGATGGCCTCGGCGTCGCAGCTGCCAGGGGCCAAGGAGGGAATGGCCGCTTTCCTCGAGAAACGCCACCCCTCCTGGCCGGACTGA
- a CDS encoding phage major capsid protein, translated as MKEKLKSANEIAAKADDAGRDFTEKEREVVRDLMRDAQRLKSEYDKVREDERDESVKAAIKKLGDAVGGYPGEGPLHDNSPRLKSLGGSTWGKEIVRQHSDPLGRFKSIAPSGSVMVTVPLATQPVREAEPVLALRQLIPSEKDTAGVWAYMRQTLRENNAEVVPRGAKKPTSRYTLERVEGRSGTVAHLTEPISRQDLSDAPMLQTFVDTELRLGLEEALENEVINGDGTGDRPTGLNFTSGTQSQAWATDLMTTTRQAVTKLEVLSLNGSGWVLHPGDWQNIELAANANGYLLTQAGQALPVDRAARRLWSVPVVLSTSVTAGTGWLADFAGSTTLKVREEAVIDWSENTYDPDALGVGEGASDFERNMIRFRCEGRFGFAVTRPAGVVKLDLTA; from the coding sequence ATGAAAGAGAAACTGAAGTCCGCGAACGAGATTGCCGCGAAGGCGGACGACGCGGGACGCGACTTTACCGAGAAGGAAAGGGAAGTCGTCCGCGACCTTATGCGCGACGCGCAGCGGTTGAAGTCTGAGTACGACAAGGTGCGGGAGGACGAGCGCGACGAGAGCGTCAAGGCCGCCATCAAGAAACTCGGCGACGCGGTAGGCGGATACCCCGGAGAAGGCCCGTTACACGACAACAGCCCCCGCCTGAAGTCGCTGGGCGGTTCGACGTGGGGCAAGGAGATCGTCCGCCAGCACAGTGACCCGCTGGGGCGGTTCAAGTCGATCGCCCCGTCCGGCAGCGTGATGGTGACCGTGCCGCTCGCCACCCAACCGGTACGCGAGGCCGAGCCCGTCCTAGCCTTGCGACAGCTCATTCCGTCCGAAAAGGACACAGCTGGGGTTTGGGCGTACATGCGGCAGACCCTGCGAGAGAACAACGCGGAGGTCGTTCCGCGGGGCGCGAAGAAGCCCACGAGCCGGTACACATTGGAGCGCGTGGAAGGCAGGTCGGGAACGGTTGCGCACCTCACGGAACCTATCTCCCGGCAGGACCTTTCCGACGCCCCGATGCTTCAGACCTTTGTGGACACCGAGCTTCGGCTTGGTCTTGAGGAGGCTTTGGAGAACGAGGTCATCAACGGCGATGGTACCGGGGATCGGCCGACCGGCCTGAACTTCACCTCCGGCACCCAGAGTCAAGCATGGGCTACCGACCTGATGACCACCACCCGGCAAGCCGTGACGAAGCTGGAAGTGTTGTCCCTCAACGGTTCTGGATGGGTTCTGCACCCGGGGGACTGGCAGAACATCGAGCTAGCCGCGAACGCCAACGGCTACCTGCTCACCCAGGCCGGGCAGGCGCTCCCAGTCGATCGGGCCGCCCGCCGTTTATGGTCCGTCCCAGTTGTTCTGTCCACTTCGGTCACTGCGGGAACCGGATGGCTGGCCGACTTCGCCGGTTCCACCACGCTCAAGGTCCGCGAGGAAGCAGTGATCGACTGGTCCGAGAACACCTACGACCCGGACGCTCTGGGCGTAGGCGAAGGCGCCAGCGACTTCGAGCGCAACATGATCCGCTTCCGCTGCGAAGGACGGTTCGGATTCGCGGTGACCCGTCCGGCCGGAGTGGTCAAGCTCGACCTGACCGCGTAG
- a CDS encoding DUF3631 domain-containing protein has product MKIDELDATIDGAALLDEARDLLVTYCALPTPEAADAIVLWCAATHALETLPFAPRLSVRSATKRSGKTRVLDVVTLLSHRPLKTVNATVPAIFRSLGGEHPPTLIFDEADTIFGSKKVAENNEDLRGLLNAGFERGAPSLRCVGQSQTPVEFPSFAMAALAGIGSLPDTIEDRSVIIHMRRRKPSEIVKPFRILRDKPAIEAVGTRLAAWLTTEDTKTVLSHAEPKSDLEDRAADVWEPLLMVADLAGADWPQRARTAAKRLLEESAEDERENSLPVQLLHDMRRVFAGFKGDWVATENLVRELWKVDESPWSEMELTAHKLGRMLSHFGIKSDRNKDRAKRGYNRRDFADAWERYPSDEDTADAADVPRRPVQPSEVSRSVQTSSDQAKQPDALPDALDGPAKASGEASRRSRRSGPVRTLQDGLDANPDAIDRAAALLESELDATELPGEG; this is encoded by the coding sequence GTGAAGATCGACGAACTGGACGCGACGATCGATGGCGCCGCCCTGCTGGACGAAGCCCGCGACTTGCTGGTGACCTACTGCGCGTTGCCGACGCCGGAAGCGGCCGACGCCATCGTTTTGTGGTGTGCAGCAACACATGCGCTGGAAACCCTGCCGTTCGCGCCCCGGCTGTCGGTGCGGTCGGCTACCAAGCGATCCGGCAAGACCCGCGTGCTCGACGTGGTGACCCTGCTCAGCCACCGTCCACTCAAGACGGTCAACGCCACGGTGCCCGCGATCTTCCGATCACTCGGCGGCGAACACCCGCCCACGCTGATCTTCGATGAAGCGGACACCATCTTCGGGTCCAAGAAGGTCGCCGAGAACAACGAAGACCTACGTGGCCTGCTTAACGCCGGGTTCGAGCGCGGCGCCCCGTCGCTGCGATGTGTCGGCCAGTCACAGACCCCGGTGGAATTCCCGTCATTCGCAATGGCCGCGCTCGCCGGGATCGGCTCGCTTCCCGACACCATCGAGGACCGGTCGGTGATCATCCACATGCGACGCCGCAAGCCGAGCGAGATCGTGAAGCCGTTCCGCATCCTCCGCGACAAGCCCGCCATCGAAGCCGTGGGCACCCGGCTGGCCGCATGGCTAACCACAGAGGACACCAAGACCGTGCTCAGCCACGCCGAACCCAAGTCGGACCTCGAAGACCGGGCCGCCGACGTCTGGGAACCCCTGCTCATGGTGGCCGACCTCGCCGGGGCCGACTGGCCGCAGCGCGCCCGCACAGCCGCGAAGCGGCTACTCGAAGAGTCCGCCGAGGACGAACGTGAGAACTCCCTGCCCGTCCAGCTCTTACACGACATGCGCAGAGTGTTCGCGGGTTTCAAGGGTGACTGGGTGGCCACGGAGAATCTGGTGCGGGAACTGTGGAAGGTAGACGAGTCGCCGTGGTCCGAAATGGAACTGACCGCGCACAAGCTGGGCCGGATGCTCAGCCACTTCGGGATCAAGTCCGACCGCAACAAGGACAGGGCCAAGCGCGGCTACAACCGACGCGACTTCGCCGACGCCTGGGAGCGCTACCCGTCCGATGAGGACACCGCCGACGCGGCCGACGTCCCGCGACGGCCCGTGCAACCGTCCGAAGTGTCCCGAAGCGTCCAAACGTCCTCTGACCAGGCGAAACAGCCGGACGCTTTGCCGGACGCTTTGGACGGCCCCGCGAAAGCGTCCGGCGAAGCGTCCCGCCGTTCCCGCAGGTCAGGCCCGGTACGGACACTTCAGGACGGTTTGGACGCTAACCCGGACGCCATCGATCGCGCAGCCGCCCTGCTGGAGTCCGAATTGGACGCCACCGAGCTACCCGGCGAGGGATAG
- a CDS encoding bifunctional DNA primase/polymerase, with protein sequence MINKPPAERSRPARTDRAAPTDKIDTHDSSTTVDDSALRAALACARRGWPVFPCKPGAKQPATRHGFKDATTDPSVITRWWRRIPGANLAVATGAPAFDVLDVDVKGHVDGMATVDRLKAAGLLTGALGTVRTPSGGLHIYYRGTRQGNGSLPGHGIDFRGLGGYVLVPPSTVDHAAYEVLDWREGARGRALDWQACKRLVTPTRKLLLPCTGNRSEEVPRLARWLARQQESNRNNALYWAANRAVDAGRQAEVYLLVDAAVQTGLPRREAQSTVNSALRRAGGPS encoded by the coding sequence GTGATCAATAAGCCCCCGGCAGAACGAAGCCGCCCGGCACGCACGGACCGGGCGGCCCCGACAGACAAGATCGACACTCACGACAGTTCGACCACTGTGGACGATAGCGCACTCCGGGCCGCGTTGGCGTGCGCCCGGCGCGGCTGGCCCGTGTTCCCCTGCAAGCCCGGCGCCAAGCAACCGGCGACGCGCCACGGGTTCAAGGACGCCACCACCGACCCCAGTGTGATCACGCGGTGGTGGCGCCGGATACCGGGCGCCAACCTCGCGGTAGCGACCGGGGCGCCCGCGTTCGACGTGCTCGACGTCGACGTAAAAGGCCACGTTGACGGGATGGCCACAGTGGACCGACTCAAGGCCGCCGGGCTTCTCACCGGGGCACTCGGCACCGTGCGCACCCCGTCCGGCGGGCTGCACATCTACTACCGGGGAACACGCCAAGGAAACGGAAGCCTTCCCGGGCACGGGATCGACTTCCGTGGACTCGGCGGGTACGTTCTCGTGCCCCCGTCCACCGTGGACCATGCCGCGTACGAAGTCCTCGATTGGCGCGAAGGCGCCCGAGGCCGGGCGCTGGACTGGCAGGCGTGCAAGCGGCTGGTGACGCCGACGCGGAAACTCTTGTTGCCGTGCACCGGAAACCGGAGTGAAGAAGTCCCTCGTCTCGCTCGATGGCTTGCGCGCCAACAAGAAAGCAACCGGAACAACGCCCTGTACTGGGCGGCAAACCGGGCGGTCGACGCCGGCCGCCAGGCCGAAGTTTATCTACTCGTGGACGCGGCCGTCCAAACCGGACTCCCACGCCGGGAAGCCCAGTCCACGGTGAACTCCGCGCTTCGCCGGGCGGGTGGTCCGTCGTGA
- a CDS encoding helix-turn-helix domain-containing protein: MMPHLGQDGNHRVQDQMEGDGPMVGRHLTISDLAERLGVPRRTVYQWNSRGDGPKYLKVGKHVRYRLADVEKWEKAHEAEGGRVA; the protein is encoded by the coding sequence ATGATGCCTCATCTAGGCCAGGATGGCAACCATCGGGTACAGGACCAGATGGAAGGAGATGGGCCGATGGTTGGACGGCACCTGACGATCAGTGATCTTGCGGAGCGTCTGGGCGTGCCCCGCCGCACGGTCTACCAGTGGAACAGCCGGGGTGATGGGCCGAAGTACCTCAAGGTCGGCAAGCACGTGCGGTACCGGCTGGCCGACGTCGAGAAGTGGGAGAAAGCCCACGAGGCCGAAGGGGGCCGCGTCGCGTGA